TGCTCAGCACCGCTTCGGCATCGCGCCATCTTCCGCGACCACGCCCAGCGGCTCTACCACTGGGCCGCCGACCGTCGCGTGCCCGCGGAGAACAATCTCGCCGAGCGCGAGCTGCGTCCCCTCGTCATCGCGCGTAAGGTCAGCTTCGGCTCGCAATCCGAAGCCGGTGCCCGCACGCGGGAGACGCTCATGACGGTGCTGGCCACTCTACGTCGACGCTTTGCGGATTTTGAGGCACGCTTCAAACGCCCCCTGGATGAACTTGCGCGCAAGCCGACGGCAGATCCCTACACCCTGCTCTTCCGCAACCATTCGCCGCCGTGAGCCCGCTCTCGCTCAGACATCCGCGAGTCAGCGCCACCAAGACTGAGGGGTTACAGTTCGGGAGGGAGGTAGTCAGGATCGTCTTCAGGCGGCGCCGTAACAGCCGCGTCGGATACGCATGCCCCGTTTGCCAGCGTAACACCGTACTCTCGTTCACCCAGAGGCGCTTGGCTGGCGACGTCATGCATACAACCCGTAGGAATTGATCATCCATCCTCAGGCTGACTGCACAGACCAAGCCGTCGAGTCAACGAATCCGTCTGGCCGAAGGCTCAGGGCAGAACGTGTTGACCCACCGCCCCGATTCCTTTAGCAAACGGAAGGCATCAGCGAAGCAGTGGCGTGGTCGCGGCAAGGCAAGGGAGCGCGGCGTCAATGAGGCTGTCGGTCATCATCCCAGTTCATAACGCAGGACAGTTTCTCGACCGCTGCCTCGAGAGCGTGCGGCGATCGAGTTTTCGGGACTACGAAGGCATTGCCGTGAACGACGCATCCACCGACCAGTCGCAAAACATCGCCCGCACACATGGCGCAACGCTGGTAGCCCTCGACCAGAATGGTGGACCGGCACGGGCCCGTGATCGCGGAGCCGAGCGGCCCCGAGGTGAGATCTTGCTGTGAAACGCTGGACGTTTGACAAGCTGAACCCGCGGCGACAGCGGCCAGGTCTCGCATCGCCCAGAGCCACGCGCTAGGGACCGATGCCGCCGGTGCTGATCGTCGGGGCTGGTCCCGCCGGGTTGACCGCCGCCTATGAGCTGTCGAAGCTGGGGAGGCGGTCGACCCTGCTGGAAGCGGATGACCAAGTCGGCGGACTCTCACGCACGGTCAATTACCGCGGCTACCGTTTCGACATCGGCGGGCACCGGTTCTTCTCCAAGGTGCCGCTGATCAATCAGTTGTGGCGCGAGATCCTGGGTGAGGACTTTCTCTTGCGACCGCGTCTGTCACGCATTCACTACCGCGGCCATTTCTTCGACTATCCCCTCAAACCACTCAACGCTCTTGCCGGCCTCGGTCCGGTGGAGGCCCTGCTGGTCTGCTTGAGCTACGCCAAGGCGAGGCTGTCCCCCGCGCCGGAGGAAACCAGCTTCGAGCAGTGGGTGTGCAACCGCTTCGGTTACCGGCTCTACGAAATCTTTTTCAAGACGTACACCGAGAAAGTGTGGGGCATTCCCTGCTCGGAAATCTCGGTGGACTGGGCGGCCCAGCGCATCAAGAACCTGTCGCTGTCAGAGGCGGTCCGTAACGCCTTGTTCAACCATAGGCGCGCCAATGACGGTGAGATCATCACGAGCTTGATCGATCAGTTCCATTATCCCCGGCTCGGCCCGGGCATGATGTGGGAGCGTTGCGCCGAACTCGTGTCCCAGCAGGGCAGCGAGACCATCCGCGGGGTCCGCGTCGAACGGATCCGCCACCGGCACGGCCGCGTGGAGTGTGTGTATGGCCGCACCGCGTCGGGCGAATTGGCCGAGTTCAGTGGCGAGCACGTCATTTCAACCATGCCCATCCGCGATCTCGTCAACGCCCTCGACCCACCGCCGCCCGACGAAGTCGTCCGAGCTGCCAATCGGCTGCGCTATCGCGACTATCTCACCGTCGTCCTCATCGTGCAGCGCGCCGACGTCTTCCCGGACAACTGGATCTACATCCATTCGCCCGAAGTGAAACTGGGGCGTATCCAAAATTACAAGAACTGGAGCCCGCACATGGTGCCCGACGCGGCCCGCACATCACTCGGGCTCGAGTACTTCTTGTGGGGCCAGGATCAGGAGTGGAGTTGGCCGGTGGAACGCTTGGTCGAGATGGGCATCCGTGAATGCACACAGATCGGTCTCCTCGA
The nucleotide sequence above comes from Candidatus Binatia bacterium. Encoded proteins:
- a CDS encoding glycosyltransferase family 2 protein, translated to MRLSVIIPVHNAGQFLDRCLESVRRSSFRDYEGIAVNDASTDQSQNIARTHGATLVALDQNGGPARARDRGAERPRGEILL
- a CDS encoding NAD(P)/FAD-dependent oxidoreductase, translating into MPPVLIVGAGPAGLTAAYELSKLGRRSTLLEADDQVGGLSRTVNYRGYRFDIGGHRFFSKVPLINQLWREILGEDFLLRPRLSRIHYRGHFFDYPLKPLNALAGLGPVEALLVCLSYAKARLSPAPEETSFEQWVCNRFGYRLYEIFFKTYTEKVWGIPCSEISVDWAAQRIKNLSLSEAVRNALFNHRRANDGEIITSLIDQFHYPRLGPGMMWERCAELVSQQGSETIRGVRVERIRHRHGRVECVYGRTASGELAEFSGEHVISTMPIRDLVNALDPPPPDEVVRAANRLRYRDYLTVVLIVQRADVFPDNWIYIHSPEVKLGRIQNYKNWSPHMVPDAARTSLGLEYFLWGQDQEWSWPVERLVEMGIRECTQIGLLDPSEVADGTVVRMLKAYPVYDQIYQQSLATVRRYLGQIANLQLIGRNGQHRYNNQDHSMLAGVYAARNLAGADYDVWSVNTETEYHEEAPAAPRQRLVPVRVPTPERHLSPERVIEVAFARLDPIALGAAFGVVGGLGLFFATAFLLVKGGPTVGWNLSLLGNYFFGFKVTWTGAVLGCAEVGCGGFALGYVVARLRNWGLDAYALLLRRRAAAAARRDLLDRV
- a CDS encoding transposase; protein product: MRVSDPAQDERFPCASCSAPLRHRAIFRDHAQRLYHWAADRRVPAENNLAERELRPLVIARKVSFGSQSEAGARTRETLMTVLATLRRRFADFEARFKRPLDELARKPTADPYTLLFRNHSPP